The Pantoea nemavictus genome includes a region encoding these proteins:
- a CDS encoding bifunctional acetate--CoA ligase family protein/GNAT family N-acetyltransferase — translation MSQRGLEALLRPKSIAVIGASITPGRAGYFMMRNLLAGGFSGPVLPVTPKYKAVSGVLAWPDIASLPFAPDLAIICTHAKRNLELLQQLGEKGCKACIILSAPASQLEELKACASQWQIRLLGPNSLGLLAPWQGLNASFSPVPIAKGRIAFISQSAAVSNTILDWAQQRNLGFSWFIALGDSLDIDVDDLLDFLARDGKTSAILLYLEHLSDARRFVSASRSASRNKPILVIKSGRSHQAQAMIGTRSGLDAAWDAAIQRAGLLRVQDTHELFTAVESLSHMRPLRGDRLMIISNGAAPAALALDELYARNGKLATLNDETLQALAALLPEGVGRGNPLDLKDDATPARYVACIERLLDSHELDALMIIHAPSAVSPSSETAEQIIAAVAKHPRGKQVTLLTNWCGEYSSQAARRAFTQAGIPTWRTPEGTVTAFMHQVEYRRNQKQLRETPALPLGLTQNSAQAHQLIQQALDKGITMLDTHEVQPVLQAYGLATLPTWIASDSAAAGKIADQIGYPVALKLRSPDIPHKSEVQGVMLYLRSAAEVEQAAEAIFDRVRETHPQAHIDGLLVQSMANRAGAQELRVVVEQDPLFGPIILLGEGGVEWQPDKQAAVALPPLNMTLARYLVIQAMKSGKVRSRSALRPLDIAGLSQLLVQVSNLVVDCPEIQRLDIHPLLASANEFTLLDVTLQLAPFVGDNETRLAIRPYPHHLEETVQLKDGQFCLFRPILPEDEPQLRAFIAQVTKEDLYYRYFSEINEFTHEDLANMTQIDYDREMAIVAVRQRNGVDEIIGVTRAISDADNIDAEFSVLVRSDLKGLGMGRRLLEKMIRYTRDHGLQQLNGITMPHNTGMITLARKLNFRVNIQLDDGIVSLNLPLSDVIS, via the coding sequence ATGAGCCAACGCGGACTGGAAGCGCTGTTACGACCTAAATCAATCGCGGTAATCGGTGCCTCGATTACACCGGGGCGCGCCGGCTACTTTATGATGCGTAATCTGCTGGCCGGCGGATTTAGCGGTCCGGTGTTGCCGGTGACGCCGAAGTATAAAGCGGTGAGCGGCGTGCTGGCCTGGCCCGATATCGCCAGCCTGCCCTTCGCGCCCGATCTCGCCATCATCTGCACCCACGCCAAACGTAATCTCGAACTGCTGCAACAGTTGGGTGAAAAAGGCTGCAAAGCGTGCATTATTCTTTCGGCACCGGCCAGTCAGCTGGAAGAGCTGAAAGCCTGTGCCAGCCAATGGCAAATCCGCCTGCTCGGCCCGAACAGCTTAGGTTTGCTGGCGCCATGGCAAGGGCTGAATGCCAGCTTCTCACCGGTGCCGATTGCGAAAGGACGTATTGCCTTTATTTCACAATCGGCTGCGGTCTCTAATACCATCCTGGATTGGGCGCAGCAGCGAAACCTCGGTTTCTCATGGTTTATCGCCTTGGGTGACAGCCTGGATATCGACGTCGATGACCTGTTAGATTTCCTCGCGCGCGACGGTAAAACCAGCGCCATTTTGCTGTATCTCGAACATCTGAGCGATGCGCGCCGCTTTGTTTCCGCCTCACGCAGCGCCTCACGCAATAAACCCATTTTGGTAATAAAAAGTGGTCGTAGCCATCAGGCGCAGGCGATGATCGGCACCCGTAGCGGATTGGATGCTGCCTGGGATGCGGCGATTCAACGCGCTGGTTTACTGCGCGTGCAGGATACGCACGAACTCTTTACGGCGGTAGAGTCGCTCAGCCATATGCGCCCGTTACGCGGCGATCGGCTGATGATTATCAGCAACGGCGCGGCACCGGCTGCGCTGGCGCTCGATGAGCTGTATGCGCGCAACGGCAAGCTGGCGACGCTGAATGATGAGACATTACAGGCGCTGGCGGCGCTGCTGCCGGAAGGTGTCGGTCGCGGTAATCCGCTCGACTTAAAAGATGATGCAACACCTGCACGTTATGTAGCCTGCATTGAACGGCTGCTGGATAGCCATGAACTGGATGCGCTGATGATCATTCATGCGCCAAGTGCCGTATCGCCTTCCAGCGAAACCGCCGAGCAGATTATCGCTGCGGTTGCCAAACATCCGCGTGGCAAGCAGGTCACGCTACTGACCAACTGGTGCGGCGAATACTCCTCACAGGCTGCGCGGCGCGCCTTTACGCAAGCCGGCATTCCCACCTGGCGTACGCCTGAAGGTACCGTCACCGCATTTATGCATCAGGTGGAGTACCGTCGTAACCAGAAACAGCTGCGCGAGACGCCCGCCTTACCGCTTGGTTTGACGCAGAACAGCGCGCAAGCGCACCAGCTGATTCAACAGGCGCTGGATAAGGGCATCACCATGCTGGATACCCATGAAGTGCAGCCGGTGCTGCAGGCTTACGGATTGGCAACGCTGCCGACCTGGATTGCCAGCGATAGCGCAGCCGCTGGCAAAATCGCCGATCAGATTGGCTATCCGGTGGCGCTCAAGCTGCGTTCACCGGACATTCCGCATAAATCTGAGGTGCAAGGCGTGATGCTTTATCTGCGAAGCGCTGCGGAAGTGGAACAAGCCGCTGAAGCCATTTTCGATCGCGTGCGCGAAACCCATCCACAGGCGCATATAGACGGCCTGCTGGTACAGAGTATGGCGAATCGTGCCGGCGCCCAGGAATTGCGTGTGGTGGTTGAGCAGGATCCGCTGTTTGGTCCCATCATTCTGTTAGGCGAAGGCGGCGTGGAGTGGCAGCCAGATAAACAAGCCGCCGTGGCTTTACCGCCTTTGAATATGACGCTGGCACGTTATCTGGTGATTCAGGCGATGAAAAGCGGCAAAGTGCGCAGCCGTAGTGCGTTGAGGCCGCTGGATATCGCCGGACTTAGCCAGCTGCTGGTGCAGGTTTCCAACCTGGTGGTAGATTGCCCGGAGATTCAGCGACTGGATATTCACCCGCTGCTGGCGTCGGCCAATGAATTCACGCTGCTGGATGTCACGTTACAGCTGGCGCCGTTTGTTGGTGATAACGAAACACGCCTGGCGATCCGTCCTTATCCCCATCATCTGGAAGAGACGGTGCAGTTGAAAGATGGGCAATTTTGCCTGTTCCGGCCGATTCTGCCAGAAGATGAACCGCAACTGCGCGCCTTTATCGCTCAGGTAACCAAAGAAGATCTTTACTATCGCTACTTCAGCGAAATCAATGAGTTCACCCATGAAGATTTGGCGAATATGACGCAAATCGATTATGACCGGGAAATGGCCATAGTTGCGGTCCGCCAGCGCAACGGCGTGGATGAGATTATCGGCGTGACGCGTGCGATTTCTGATGCCGATAATATCGACGCAGAATTTTCCGTTCTGGTGCGTTCTGATCTGAAAGGGTTGGGCATGGGCAGGCGCCTGCTGGAGAAGATGATTCGGTATACGCGCGATCATGGCCTGCAACAATTGAACGGTATCACCATGCCACACAATACCGGCATGATCACGCTGGCTCGAAAACTCAATTTTCGCGTGAATATTCAACTGGATGATGGCATTGTCAGCCTGAATTTACCGCTGAGCGATGTCATCAGCTAA
- the mprA gene encoding transcriptional repressor MprA: MESSFTPIEQMLNIRANRHKDFPLQEIILTRLCMHMQGKLLDNRNKMLKAQGINETLFMALITLDAQENQSIQPSELSSALGSSRTNATRIADELEKRGWIERRESENDRRCLHLHLTEKGNEFLRQLLPPQHQSLQYLWSSLSTNEQDQLETITRKLLNRLDKMDEDQVIASLSR, translated from the coding sequence ATGGAAAGTTCGTTTACTCCCATTGAACAGATGCTAAACATCCGTGCTAACCGCCATAAAGATTTTCCGCTGCAGGAGATCATTCTGACCCGCCTGTGCATGCACATGCAGGGAAAACTGCTGGATAATCGCAACAAAATGTTGAAGGCGCAGGGAATTAACGAGACCTTATTCATGGCGCTGATCACCCTTGATGCCCAGGAAAATCAGAGCATCCAGCCATCAGAATTGAGTTCTGCATTGGGCTCCTCACGCACTAACGCAACGCGTATCGCCGATGAGCTGGAGAAGCGCGGCTGGATTGAACGCCGTGAAAGCGAGAACGATCGCCGCTGCCTGCATCTGCACCTGACTGAAAAAGGCAACGAATTCTTGCGCCAGCTGCTGCCACCACAGCATCAGAGCCTGCAATATTTGTGGTCTTCGCTCTCCACTAATGAGCAGGATCAGCTGGAAACCATCACCCGTAAGTTACTTAACCGTCTCGATAAAATGGACGAAGATCAGGTTATCGCCTCTCTGTCACGTTAA
- the emrB gene encoding multidrug efflux MFS transporter permease subunit EmrB has translation MAQKPLEGAPLVLMTIALSLATFMQVLDSTIANVAIPTIAGNLGASNSQGTWVITSFGVANAISIPITGWLAKRIGEVKLFTWSTILFVLASWACGMSESLEMLIFFRVIQGVVAGPLIPLSQSLLLNNYPPAKRSVALSLWAMTVIVAPICGPILGGWISDNYHWGWIFFINVPIGLVVVLLTLQTLRGRETKTEIRPIDMVGLVLLVVGIGSLQVMLDRGKELDWFSSTEIIVLMVVAVVALLVLLVWELTDDHPIVDLSLFKMRNFTIGCLSISLAYMLYFGSIVLLPQLLQEVYGYTATWAGLASAPVGILPVILSPIIGRFAHKLDMRKLVTFSFIMYAVCFYWRAYTFEPGMDFGASAWPQFIQGFAVACFFMPLTTITLSGLPPERMAAASSLSNFVRTLAGSIGTSITTTMWSNRESMHHSYLSESVNPYNVNSQQMYDQLESMGMTQQQASAYIAQQITNQGLIISANEIFWASAGVFLILLVLVWFARPPFGAGSGGGGAH, from the coding sequence GTGGCACAAAAACCGCTTGAAGGTGCGCCGTTAGTCCTAATGACCATCGCCCTGTCGCTGGCGACGTTTATGCAGGTACTCGACTCCACCATCGCTAATGTGGCGATTCCGACCATCGCCGGTAACCTCGGTGCCTCGAACTCACAAGGCACGTGGGTGATTACCTCTTTCGGGGTGGCGAATGCCATCTCGATCCCCATCACCGGCTGGCTGGCGAAACGCATCGGTGAAGTTAAGCTGTTTACCTGGTCGACCATCCTGTTTGTGCTGGCGTCCTGGGCTTGCGGCATGTCCGAAAGCCTGGAGATGCTGATCTTCTTCCGCGTCATTCAGGGTGTGGTCGCAGGTCCGTTGATTCCGCTGTCGCAGAGTTTGTTGCTCAATAACTATCCACCGGCAAAGCGCAGTGTGGCGCTGTCGCTATGGGCGATGACGGTGATCGTGGCGCCGATCTGCGGTCCGATTCTCGGCGGCTGGATCAGCGATAACTATCACTGGGGCTGGATCTTCTTTATCAACGTACCCATTGGTTTGGTGGTGGTGTTACTGACGCTGCAAACTTTGCGCGGACGTGAGACCAAAACCGAGATCCGTCCGATCGATATGGTCGGCCTGGTGCTGCTGGTGGTCGGGATTGGCTCGCTGCAGGTGATGCTCGATCGCGGTAAAGAACTTGACTGGTTCAGCTCCACCGAAATCATTGTGCTCATGGTGGTCGCCGTAGTGGCGCTACTGGTGCTGCTGGTATGGGAGCTGACCGACGATCACCCGATAGTCGATTTGTCGCTGTTCAAGATGCGCAACTTCACCATTGGCTGTTTGTCGATAAGTCTGGCGTATATGCTCTACTTCGGCTCGATAGTATTACTGCCGCAGCTGTTGCAGGAGGTATATGGCTACACCGCCACCTGGGCCGGATTGGCGTCAGCGCCGGTAGGTATTCTGCCGGTAATCCTGTCGCCGATTATTGGTCGCTTCGCACATAAGCTGGACATGCGTAAGCTGGTGACCTTCAGCTTTATCATGTATGCCGTCTGTTTCTACTGGCGCGCCTACACGTTTGAGCCGGGCATGGATTTTGGCGCATCGGCGTGGCCGCAGTTTATTCAGGGCTTTGCGGTGGCGTGCTTCTTTATGCCATTGACCACCATTACGCTGTCGGGCTTACCGCCGGAGCGCATGGCGGCAGCATCAAGCCTGTCGAACTTCGTACGAACGCTGGCCGGTTCTATCGGCACCTCGATCACCACCACCATGTGGAGTAATCGGGAATCGATGCATCATAGCTATTTGTCGGAGTCGGTGAATCCGTACAACGTCAATTCACAGCAGATGTACGACCAACTGGAAAGCATGGGGATGACCCAGCAGCAGGCATCGGCGTATATCGCACAGCAAATTACCAATCAGGGGCTGATTATCTCGGCGAATGAGATCTTCTGGGCGTCGGCGGGTGTGTTCTTGATCTTGCTGGTGCTGGTGTGGTTTGCGCGTCCCCCCTTCGGTGCCGGCAGTGGCGGCGGCGGTGCGCACTAA
- a CDS encoding tRNA-uridine aminocarboxypropyltransferase — MFENAVLRLRAQRLARATRPFLARGNRVIRCQRCLLPQKNCLCATIQPQQARSRFCLVMFDNEPMKPSNTGRLIADVLPDTQAFGWSRTELDPALLAAVKNEHYQPLVVFPAAYADADREVLTFPPLSGKPPLFIMLDGTWTEARKMFRKSPWLDALPVMSLNVSTPSRYTLREAHGEGQHCTAEVAAALLEQTGDLAAAAELQHYFARFRHAYLAGKPHHPVHSLENVL, encoded by the coding sequence ATGTTTGAAAATGCCGTCCTGCGCTTACGTGCGCAACGTTTAGCACGCGCTACGCGCCCGTTTCTGGCGCGCGGTAATCGTGTCATACGTTGCCAGCGCTGTTTGCTACCGCAGAAAAATTGTCTGTGCGCGACCATCCAGCCACAGCAAGCGCGTAGCCGCTTTTGCCTGGTGATGTTCGATAACGAGCCGATGAAGCCAAGCAATACCGGCAGGCTGATTGCCGATGTGCTGCCAGATACGCAGGCGTTTGGCTGGTCACGTACCGAACTTGATCCTGCATTGCTGGCAGCGGTTAAAAATGAGCATTATCAGCCGCTGGTCGTGTTTCCTGCTGCTTATGCTGATGCCGATCGTGAAGTACTCACCTTCCCACCGCTCAGCGGTAAACCGCCGCTGTTTATCATGCTCGACGGTACCTGGACGGAGGCGCGTAAGATGTTTCGCAAAAGCCCGTGGCTGGATGCGCTGCCGGTGATGTCGCTCAACGTCTCCACTCCATCACGCTATACGCTGCGTGAAGCCCATGGTGAAGGTCAGCACTGCACTGCAGAAGTCGCCGCCGCGCTGCTGGAACAGACGGGCGATCTTGCCGCCGCCGCGGAACTGCAGCACTATTTCGCACGCTTCCGTCACGCTTATCTGGCGGGAAAGCCGCACCATCCCGTGCATAGCCTCGAAAATGTCCTTTAA
- a CDS encoding tRNA/rRNA methyltransferase, which produces MNDEFKGKSGKVKVMYVRDEEGGQKPNPRTGKGGRPAARQEDNRRSGPRSARTNEEGGRSGAPRGARSEAGGRGSAPRDARNSERGRSFGQRDDRGGDSRSFGDSPWRTVSRPPVADDSQLDDAASNKPVIDPEQIRRQRQEETRVYGENACQALFLSRPESIVRAWFVQSVTPRFRETLRWLAANRKAYHVVEDAELTKASGTEHHGGVCFIIKKRMGMPVTEWLTKASTKDCVLALEDVSNPHNLGGIMRSCAHFGVKGLLVNDASLLESGAAVRTAEGGAEHVQAISGESFADGLEAFRKAGYTIVTTSSHEGTPLAKAELPAKMVLVLGQESEGLSDSAFQQGDLSLSIGGTGNVESLNVSVATGILLAEWWRQNA; this is translated from the coding sequence ATGAACGACGAATTTAAAGGCAAAAGCGGCAAGGTAAAAGTGATGTATGTACGTGATGAGGAGGGTGGTCAAAAGCCTAATCCCCGTACCGGCAAAGGCGGCCGTCCTGCTGCGCGCCAGGAAGATAATCGTCGTTCTGGTCCTCGCAGTGCACGTACTAATGAAGAGGGTGGCCGTAGCGGCGCACCGCGTGGCGCACGCAGCGAAGCGGGCGGTCGTGGTTCTGCCCCGCGTGATGCACGTAACAGTGAGCGTGGCCGCAGCTTTGGTCAGCGAGACGATCGTGGTGGCGACAGCCGCAGCTTCGGTGATTCACCGTGGCGTACCGTTTCACGTCCACCCGTGGCTGATGACAGCCAGCTGGATGACGCAGCCAGCAACAAGCCGGTAATCGATCCCGAGCAGATTCGCCGTCAGCGTCAGGAAGAGACGCGCGTATACGGTGAAAATGCGTGTCAGGCGCTGTTCCTGAGCCGTCCGGAAAGCATCGTGCGCGCCTGGTTTGTGCAGAGCGTAACGCCGCGTTTCCGTGAAACCCTGCGTTGGCTGGCGGCCAACCGTAAAGCCTATCACGTAGTGGAAGATGCCGAGCTGACGAAAGCTTCAGGTACTGAACACCACGGCGGGGTGTGCTTCATCATTAAAAAACGTATGGGCATGCCGGTTACTGAGTGGCTGACAAAGGCATCGACCAAAGATTGCGTGCTGGCACTGGAAGATGTCAGCAACCCGCACAACCTCGGCGGCATTATGCGTAGCTGCGCGCACTTCGGTGTGAAAGGTTTGCTGGTGAATGATGCTTCGCTGCTGGAATCGGGTGCGGCAGTTCGTACCGCCGAAGGTGGCGCTGAGCACGTACAGGCGATCAGCGGCGAAAGCTTTGCTGATGGCCTGGAAGCGTTCCGTAAAGCAGGTTACACCATCGTTACCACCTCCAGTCACGAAGGTACGCCATTAGCGAAAGCTGAACTGCCGGCTAAAATGGTGCTGGTATTAGGCCAGGAGAGTGAAGGTCTGTCCGACAGCGCTTTCCAGCAGGGTGATCTCAGCCTGTCAATCGGCGGTACTGGCAACGTTGAAAGCCTCAACGTGTCAGTGGCAACCGGTATTCTGCTCGCCGAATGGTGGCGTCAGAACGCATAA
- the emrA gene encoding multidrug efflux MFS transporter periplasmic adaptor subunit EmrA — translation MSATAEAQSPQQPANKKKKRKGVLILLAIVFVIIGVSYLAYWYLVLRHFQETDDAYVAGNQVQVMAQVSGSVNKVWFDNTDRVKKGDVLVSLDKTDAQQAFEKAQTALATSVRQTHQLMINGKQYQATIKLQQTALDQAEADLKRREPLGASNLIGREELQHSRDAVATAKAQLDVAVQQYNANQAMILNTSLENQPAVQQSAAELRDAWLALQRTDIRSPIDGFISRRSVQVGSQISTTTPLLAVVPATNLWIDANFKETQLSGVRIGQSATVVSDIYGDDVEYHGKVVGLDMGTGSAFSLLPAQNATGNWIKVVQRLPVRIELDPKQVAEHPLRIGLSTLVKVDTQNKEGATLASVVRPQAAYESNALAIDLAPVNQLITDIVRANAD, via the coding sequence ATGAGTGCGACAGCGGAAGCTCAAAGCCCGCAACAGCCAGCAAATAAAAAGAAGAAGCGCAAAGGTGTGCTGATCCTGCTGGCTATCGTGTTTGTCATTATTGGTGTTTCGTATCTGGCTTACTGGTATTTGGTGCTGCGCCACTTCCAGGAAACCGATGATGCGTATGTGGCGGGTAACCAGGTGCAGGTGATGGCACAGGTTTCTGGCAGCGTAAATAAAGTTTGGTTTGATAATACTGACAGGGTCAAAAAAGGTGACGTGTTGGTTTCGCTTGATAAAACCGATGCGCAGCAGGCGTTTGAAAAAGCGCAGACCGCATTGGCCACCAGCGTGCGTCAAACCCACCAGCTGATGATCAATGGTAAGCAGTATCAAGCCACGATCAAGCTGCAGCAAACCGCGCTGGATCAGGCTGAAGCTGACCTGAAACGCCGCGAGCCGCTGGGTGCCTCAAACCTGATTGGCCGCGAAGAGCTGCAACACTCGCGTGATGCCGTCGCCACCGCGAAAGCACAGTTGGATGTCGCCGTTCAGCAATACAATGCTAATCAGGCGATGATTCTCAACACCTCGCTGGAAAATCAGCCTGCGGTACAACAGAGCGCAGCTGAACTACGTGATGCCTGGCTGGCGCTACAGCGCACCGACATCCGTAGCCCGATTGATGGCTTTATTTCACGTCGTAGCGTTCAGGTGGGGTCACAAATTTCCACCACCACACCGCTGCTGGCGGTGGTTCCGGCCACCAACCTTTGGATTGATGCCAACTTCAAAGAGACTCAGCTTTCTGGCGTACGTATCGGTCAATCCGCCACGGTGGTAAGTGATATTTACGGGGATGACGTGGAGTATCACGGCAAAGTGGTTGGACTGGATATGGGTACAGGTAGCGCCTTCTCGCTGCTGCCAGCACAGAACGCCACCGGTAACTGGATCAAAGTAGTGCAGCGTCTGCCAGTGCGTATCGAACTGGATCCGAAACAGGTTGCCGAGCATCCGCTGCGTATCGGCCTCTCCACGCTGGTGAAAGTTGATACGCAGAACAAAGAGGGGGCAACGCTGGCGAGTGTGGTGCGTCCGCAGGCCGCCTACGAAAGTAATGCGTTGGCAATCGACCTTGCGCCGGTTAACCAGCTGATTACTGACATCGTTCGTGCCAACGCTGACTAA
- the proX gene encoding glycine betaine/L-proline ABC transporter substrate-binding protein ProX, whose protein sequence is MRKTALIAAVLTTFAATHVSAADLPGKGITVKPTQSTISEETFQTLLVSRALEKLGYTVEKPSEIDYNVAYTTIAAGDATFIATNWKPLHDDMYKAAGGDAKFYRQGTYVGGAAQGYLIDKKTAEQYHITNIEQLKDPKIAKLFDTNGDGKADLTGCTPGWGCEAVINHQIDAYKLSNTVEHNQGNYSAMIADTITRFKQGKPVFYYTWTPYWVSDVLKPGKDVVWLQVPFSSLPGEQSKVDTKLANGANYGFPVNTMHIVANKAWTEKNPAAAKLFAEMKLPIGDINAENAAMHAGHASEADINGHVDGWIKGHQAEFDKWIQDALAAAK, encoded by the coding sequence ATGCGCAAGACAGCTCTAATTGCTGCCGTCCTGACGACGTTCGCCGCGACGCACGTGTCCGCCGCCGACCTGCCCGGTAAAGGCATCACCGTTAAACCGACTCAGAGCACCATTTCTGAAGAGACCTTCCAGACGCTGCTGGTGAGCCGCGCGCTGGAGAAACTCGGCTATACCGTCGAGAAGCCAAGCGAGATTGATTACAACGTGGCGTACACCACCATCGCTGCTGGCGATGCCACTTTTATTGCCACCAACTGGAAACCGCTGCACGACGACATGTATAAAGCAGCGGGCGGCGATGCGAAATTTTATCGCCAGGGCACCTACGTCGGTGGCGCCGCACAGGGTTATCTCATTGATAAGAAAACCGCTGAGCAATATCACATCACCAATATCGAGCAGTTGAAAGATCCGAAGATCGCCAAACTGTTTGATACCAATGGCGATGGTAAAGCCGATTTGACCGGCTGTACGCCAGGCTGGGGCTGTGAAGCGGTGATTAACCATCAGATTGATGCTTATAAGCTGAGCAACACCGTAGAGCATAATCAGGGCAACTACTCGGCGATGATCGCCGATACCATCACACGCTTTAAGCAGGGCAAACCGGTGTTCTATTACACCTGGACGCCTTATTGGGTGAGCGACGTGCTGAAGCCGGGTAAAGATGTGGTGTGGCTGCAGGTGCCGTTCTCTTCTCTGCCAGGCGAGCAGAGCAAAGTTGATACCAAGCTGGCAAATGGCGCCAACTACGGCTTCCCGGTGAACACCATGCATATCGTGGCGAACAAAGCCTGGACCGAGAAGAACCCGGCCGCGGCGAAGCTGTTTGCTGAGATGAAGCTGCCCATTGGTGATATCAACGCCGAAAACGCGGCGATGCATGCCGGTCATGCTTCTGAAGCCGACATCAATGGACACGTCGACGGCTGGATTAAAGGTCATCAGGCGGAATTTGATAAATGGATTCAGGACGCATTAGCGGCAGCTAAGTAA
- a CDS encoding YaeF family permuted papain-like enzyme produces the protein MKIFWLLMLLLTGCSTAPQPDRAFPPQLQSASTRPTALISSSALMPGDLLLSSATSPQSWGIRLFTLTGVSHAAIYLGDEQVAEAVGSGVKIIPLNHAIDESNSLLVLRVPGMTSEQMLRLREFADLQQGKKYNFKGIVMFMPFMVSRRLCELPLVNEEVRSACLTAMARVQLADVDDPQANRFFCSEFVLAGYRHAGIELLQGQANWVSPADLLHLRDGDVSAWQAQQNMQYVGHLKRWNLKEILGLRSANRQVR, from the coding sequence ATGAAAATTTTCTGGCTGCTGATGCTGCTGCTCACCGGCTGCAGCACCGCCCCACAACCCGACCGCGCTTTTCCGCCGCAGCTGCAATCTGCCAGCACCCGCCCAACCGCACTGATTTCAAGCAGCGCTTTGATGCCTGGCGATTTGTTGCTCTCATCCGCCACGTCACCACAATCGTGGGGAATTCGCCTGTTTACACTGACTGGCGTAAGCCATGCAGCGATTTATCTTGGCGATGAACAGGTCGCGGAAGCGGTTGGCAGCGGCGTTAAAATCATTCCGCTAAATCATGCTATTGATGAAAGCAATAGTCTGTTGGTGCTGCGCGTGCCCGGCATGACCAGCGAGCAGATGCTGCGCTTACGGGAGTTTGCCGATTTACAGCAAGGCAAAAAATACAACTTCAAGGGCATTGTAATGTTTATGCCGTTTATGGTGTCACGCCGTCTGTGTGAACTGCCGCTCGTCAATGAAGAGGTTCGCAGTGCCTGCCTTACCGCAATGGCCCGCGTGCAGTTAGCTGATGTTGACGATCCTCAAGCCAATCGCTTCTTCTGTTCCGAATTTGTATTGGCGGGCTATCGTCACGCGGGTATTGAACTGTTGCAGGGGCAGGCCAATTGGGTCAGCCCGGCGGATTTACTGCATTTACGTGACGGCGATGTCTCTGCATGGCAGGCGCAGCAGAATATGCAGTATGTCGGCCATTTAAAACGCTGGAATTTAAAAGAGATCCTCGGCCTGCGATCGGCGAATCGGCAAGTGCGGTAA
- the trxC gene encoding thioredoxin TrxC, whose amino-acid sequence MNTVCASCQATNRVPESRIADGAKCGRCGGELFNGEVANATSATLDKYLQDDLPVVIDFWAPWCGPCVNFAPVFKDVADERRGKVRFVKVNTEAEPALSSRFRIRSIPTIMLFKNGEMVDMLNGAMPKAPFNEWLDESL is encoded by the coding sequence ATGAATACAGTCTGTGCCTCCTGTCAGGCAACCAATCGCGTGCCCGAGTCGCGTATTGCCGATGGAGCAAAATGTGGGCGTTGCGGCGGTGAGCTGTTTAACGGTGAAGTCGCCAACGCGACATCCGCCACGCTGGATAAATATCTGCAGGACGATCTGCCGGTAGTGATCGACTTCTGGGCACCGTGGTGCGGCCCGTGCGTAAACTTTGCGCCCGTATTTAAAGATGTCGCCGACGAGCGGCGCGGCAAGGTGCGTTTCGTGAAGGTAAACACGGAAGCGGAACCGGCGCTGAGCTCGCGTTTCCGCATTCGCAGCATTCCTACCATTATGCTGTTCAAGAACGGCGAGATGGTCGACATGCTGAATGGCGCCATGCCGAAAGCGCCGTTCAATGAATGGCTCGACGAATCGCTGTAA